TCAAATTCAATACTTGaagttttagattattttagttGTAGGTACATACCTGTCAActgctgaaaaaaaaatgattttcaagTCTTTACTCAACTCTGAAGTTTTGTTCTTAGAACTTTGACCAACCGTAGTTTCAACATAAAATTCTAATAGATTCTTATTCAAACATGTCTTTCTtggattcttttttttatttatgttgataCCATTTTTAACAGCAAtagtttttgctttttttgtaatatcatCCCAAAATTCATCATTGCGCATATTATAAAGCTGTCGTTTTGTAGATCTAATTAAATCAATGGCGActggtaaaataatagaacaGTCTTGGAGGGCCTTTGATGCACAGTGAATGGCTCTAAGAAGTGATTCCATAGcatgtgatattttaataaatgacagTGTAttcatttcttttaaaattcctAGCGCTCTTGCCTTTTGGTCATCATTTTCGCTAAGTATAGTAATTACTTCAATAATTTCTGTATAccgcaaatttattttactaattgatCCAAACCAGTAAGCCCATCTAGTTTCAACTAATCTTTCTAGGTGTAATACGGGTAATCCTTTTGCCTGTTGCGCTTTAACAAATAACTCATACCTAGTTTGtccattcataaaaaatttatagagATCTTGCAAAGTGTTGAAAAAATTGACTATATAAGGAATGTTTTGTAATGTATGAACCAAACACAAATTTAGCCTATGTGCATAACAGTGGATATAAATGGCGTGTGGTACAACATTAAGTATTCGTTCTTGAACACCTGAGTGGATACCACTCATAACGTTAGCACCATCATAACATTGAGCCACACAATTTtgtaaatctaatttattatccaaaactgtatcaataattttttttgataaactaTCAGCATTAGAAATCAACATATGAAAGCAACCAATAGATTTCTCGTGAATATTCATATCACTATCCAAAAACCGTAAGACAATTACCATTTGTTCTTTTTTAGATTTGTCCTTGGTTTCATCTACCATGATTGTAAAAAGACCTTgtggattaattttatttaaaattttttgtctagtACATTTAGCTATAGATGAAATTAAGTCATTTTGATATTCTGGACTTGTGTAGTGGCCATACCTTGATGCAAGTCTTTCTTTCATATTTGCATCACAAAACACATCCAAAAGTTCTAAAAAATTTCCcctatttttggaattttttgaTTCATTATTTCCTCGAAATGGTAACCCTTGTTTAGCTAAATATAATGCTActttgagtaaaaataatatatgttgacgattctcatttatattattttgtcgaaCATGTATTATTTGGTTTGATAcagataattcatttttattttgaactagTCTATAATCAATCCAACGTTGCATAGAAATTATGTGCCTTTTATTTCTCTCATGTTTATTTAGAGTTCCTTTAAAATCTTTCCATTTATTACAGGTAGCACCATAATCAACAAAacttaattttccaaaaacttCACCTGGTGCAGTAATACTGGCAGCAAAATGTCggcaaacaaaacaataaagcGCATCTAAGGAAACTGAATATTCCAACCATtcatataattgataatattttatactaaaacgaCGACCATTAGTAGTTGGATACATCATTAATTTGGGTTGAGCTGGATGGTCATTTTTCGATGAAGAAAGGTCTTGTGAATGGTTTTGtactatattatcttttaacaAAACTTTTGCATCGACAGTTGTTAGAATTTTGTTGGAATTTGTTTCTGTGTTCACACTTTCTTCAACTGAGTAAACTTGTTCAGTTTTATCCTGgatacacaaaattaaattactgattatattttattagaaattaatttaacaaataattatatttaatagctaTTTCTATTCAACTTTCAAATgattaaaccaaaatattttataagaaacaagtttaataagacaataaattaaataacaataaattgtacatactTTCGATTCAACTTTTGAGACTTCTGACTGTTgagtcattatattaaaaaaagataatttctTTTGTTTACTATCATTACCAGCAATTATTAATTCAGAATTTCTCTTGAGACGTCGCTTCTCAGCTCCGCCTTTAGGCTTATTATGAGACATAATAAAGTGTAAAATCgttaataggtatacttgaaaaattaatttttagtcaaacgcactacacagtacacaccaagtcatattaaattcaaaatgaaaaattcaacaatcgttggtcattttaaaaattgttattgataaCGAACATTTACAGCACGGTttaagatatacatatatcttaAACCGTGATTTACAGTGCTATGCTCTTATCAGTTGGTCATATCTCTGTCGTAGTTACATTACATTCATAGACCAGCTATTaacttagttaataatattattattattaggtttatGATTACATTATACTGGTTACCACGACGTCGATAGCTGATATTTAATcgtggtttttaaatttactttagcGTCAAGATAACGAATATAGTTCCatagaatagaataataataataacgtaattaatatattattatgatataccacaaatttctatttttatattatgtagtatattcTAGAATAGTCAGTAGATTTaagattatattgattattatagaaaacccGGCCCGCTTAGACCCGGCCACCGGCCCATTTGGCTACTTTAAAATCTAGGGTCGGGCAAATGCATACTcctgcccccccccccaaatgAC
The DNA window shown above is from Aphis gossypii isolate Hap1 unplaced genomic scaffold, ASM2018417v2 Contig00476, whole genome shotgun sequence and carries:
- the LOC114119087 gene encoding zinc finger MYM-type protein 1-like produces the protein MSHNKPKGGAEKRRLKRNSELIIAGNDSKQKKLSFFNIMTQQSEVSKVESKDKTEQVYSVEESVNTETNSNKILTTVDAKVLLKDNIVQNHSQDLSSSKNDHPAQPKLMMYPTTNGRRFSIKYYQLYEWLEYSVSLDALYCFVCRHFAASITAPGEVFGKLSFVDYGATCNKWKDFKGTLNKHERNKRHIISMQLALYLAKQGLPFRGNNESKNSKNRGNFLELLDVFCDANMKERLASRYGHYTSPEYQNDLISSIAKCTRQKILNKINPQGLFTIMVDETKDKSKKEQMVIVLRFLDSDMNIHEKSIGCFHMLISNADNLQNCVAQCYDGANVMSGIHSGVQERILNVVPHAIYIHCYAHRLNLCLVHTLQNIPYIVNFFNTLQDLYKFFMNGQTRYELFVKAQQAKGLPVLHLERLVETRWAYWFGSISKINLRYTEIIEVITILSENDDQKARALGILKEMNTLSFIKISHAMESLLRAIHCASKALQDCSIILPVAIDLIRSTKRQLYNMRNDEFWDDITKKAKTIAVKNGININKKKNPRKTCLNKNLLEFYVETTVGQSSKNKTSELTEFLSARELLLGDSNTKHDLYSISKILLQLPQCYSETLKIITILMTLPVSTASNERFFSSLKQIKSYLRLTMGDDRLNDLLVVAVESDEASTINLDEALHIFASMKNRRYPLIS